From the Haladaptatus sp. DJG-WS-42 genome, the window CGAAACCGGTGGAGCCGCAGAGTTCGTCCCGCCAGGTGACGCCTCAGCGTTGGCTGGGAAACTCCGTTCGCTGTGGACCAATCCTGACCGTCTCCACGAGATGGCCCAACAGAACGCGGAGGCCGCAAACGCCTACACCATCGGTGATACCGCAGACCGGATGGTCGAAATCATCGAGGAGCGTGTGCTGCCATGACAGAACTCACCGTTGACCAGACCACGGCGGACGACCAGCAGATGACAACTGAGTCCATCGAACAGACTTCCGTCCTCACGGAACTCGACACGGAACCGTGTCCCCACCCCGCGTGCGACGGCTCCCTTGACCACTCGACGTACAAGGGGTACGACGCCGTCGTCTGTGACGACTGCGCCACCCCGGCGGTGTGTATCTTCGGAGATGGAGAATGACGGGCGAGGACGCACCCCTCATTTCGAGTGGCGTGGATGCGGCAAAACGACGGCTCATGGAGTCGATGCCCGATGCTCTCAAACGGCGACTCGTCGGCCCGTACAACCGCATGCTGAAAGCGAAGGGAAATCGGGCGTACAGAACACGACAGCAGGCGCTTCCCACACGGTCGCCCAGCGACGACGCCCCAGACCACATTGTCTGCGTCGTGGTAGATGCACTCCGAGCTGACGCCGTGACCGCAGAGGATAGCGCGTTTCTCGCAGAGCGGTTGTGGGGTGACCTCGTCACGCCCGCTCCGTGGACGTTTCCCGCGGTCACCTCGCTCGTAACTGGCGAGTATCCCCACGAACACGGGTCGGTTCGCCAGTCCGACGAGTCGGACACCGGCGCAACCGACCTCGTCATCCCGCCGAAACTCCCCGCCGACCGCGAGACGCTCCCCGACGTGTTCGGGAGTGCAGGCTACGAAACCTACGGTGGCTTCGCGTTTCACATGCCGTTTTTCGCCATCGGCGGGCGATTCGCCACCCACTCGCTCTACGACGACGCGCCCGCCGACACGCTCGTAGACGATTATCTCGACTGGGCTGACGCTCAAACTGGGAAGACATTTTCGTACCTCCACCTCGCAGACCTTCACGAACCGGTCGACCCACCCGCACCTTACTGGGGGCGCTACGAAGTCGATGCGTCGATTCCAGACATCAAGACGTGGGACTACACCGAGGCGGCCGATGTTGGCCCCGACGGTCGGCGCTACAGAGCAAATCGGAAACAGCTCTACCGCGCCGCCCTCGCCTTCGTCGATGACGAACTCGGCCGACTCTCCTACAACCTGAACGAGCGTCTCGATGGCGACGTTGCGCTCGTCGTCACCGGCGACCACGGCGAGGCGTTCTGGGAACACACCGAATTCGACGCGGCTCACTTCGCCGACTCGCGGCCCGCCTACTGCGTCGACCACGGCGGCACGCCCTACGAGTCGCTGACGCGCGTCCCCCTCGCGGTCGATGGACTTGATCTCGCGCCTGCCGACGGCGGGACGCCGTCGCTCATCGACCTCGCGCCCTCGTTGCTCGACAGTGTGGGGTTGGGCGACGCCCTCGAACCGACCGGTACATCGCTCGTTTCTGGCGTCCCGACAGACCGCGTCACGCTCGTCGAAAGCGCGCGATACGGTCACGAAAAGAAGGCGGCCTACTTCGACGGCTGGAAACTCGTCGTCTCGAAAGGCGACGACCAGTCGGTCGGCTTCGACCTGCCAGCAGCGGAGCCAACGACGCTCCCCGAAGCCGTCGAGCGTCGGCTTACCGAGGCACTCCCTGCGTGGCCAAACGGCGAACACGCCGACGTTCGCGTCTCAGGAATGGCCCAACAGCGTTTGGAGGACCTCGGGTATGTCTGACCGCGAAATCCGAGATACTCCAATTGCGTTCCAACCCAGCCTCTCCTCCCGTGATTCGTCCGCGCAGACAGCAACCGCTGTCCTCGCTCCTCCACTGCAGTTGATTCCAATGACTCTCATCGACACTACCACCGACTTAGCATCGCAAGAAAGCGCAGTCACCACCGTCGGGGTAACGCCATGAAGGTCTGCGTCATCGGGCTTGACGGAGCCACGTGGGACCTCCTCGACCCGTGGCTTGACGACCTGCCGACCATCAAATCGTTCGCAGACGAGCGACGGACGGAACTCGACAGCTGTATCCCACCGCTGTCGATGCCCGCGTGGAAGGTGTACTCCACGGGGATGAATCCGGGCGACCTCGGCGTGTTCACCTTCGTCGAACCCGACTTCGAAGACCAGCAGTTCAAGACGGTCACGAACGAGTCGTTCACGACGCGCGAAATTTGGGATTACCTCGGTGAACACGGCCACCAGAGCGCCGTCATCAACATGCCAACGACGTACCCACCGCGGGACGTAGACGGCTGGATGATAAGCGGCCCATTCTCGGGGAAACAGGAAGAGTACACCCAGCCAGCCACTCTCGAACGCACGCTGAATCGCAACGAGTACACGATTCTTCCCGAGTACTATCTCTCGCGCGACCCCGACGACATCGACGGGGCGGTCGCGTCGGTCGAGAAAAAGCTTCAGACGGCACTTGGCTTCACCGAAAAAACTGACTTCATCCACACGACGCTGTACCTGACCGACACGGTCCAGCACACGGAGTGGGACTCGCCCGTCGCAAAGGCGTTCTGGGAGGAAGTGGACGCGAAACTTGCGTGGTTCCTCGACCAACTCGACGAGGAGTGGAACGTGGTACTCATGTCGGACCACGGGTTTGGCTACACCAAGGGGCGTTTTTACCTCAACACGTGGCTCGAAGAACAGGGCTACATCCACATCGACGACTCGGGCTTCGACCTCGGCGACCTCTTTGGCGTGGTCGGACTCGATTACGACCGCGCGCTCGCGCTCATGCAAAAGCTTCGCCTCTCCGGGTTCGTTCTTGACGTACTCCCCGAGAGCTTCCTGCGGAAAGTCGCCCGGCAGATGCCCGGCAACCGCAAGCTGGAGGGGTTACAGGATAAAATCGACTGGGAGGCAGACGCCGTTGCCCTCGCGCCACTCATCTACACGCGCAACAAGCAGATTGCAGACGAAATCCGGAGTAAGTTGCTCGAAGTCACCGACAGAGACGGCGAGCGCGTCATCGAGGAAGTGTATTACGGTGAAAACATCTACCCCGATGCGGACGTGCGCGTGCCCGACCTCGTCATCAAACACACCGACTACGGCATCAGCGACATCGTGAAACCGGGCGTGCTGTTCGAGTACGACGGCAACTGGCGACATCACAAGACGGCCCACCACCGCCGTAATGGTATCCTCACCGCACGCGGGCCGGACGTCGAAGACGTGTCGTTCGACTCGCCGCGGCTCTACGACATCGCCCCGACGATTCTCGACGGCTTCGGCATCGACATCCCCACAGGGATGCGCGGTGAGAGTCTCGGCTTGCTCGGGAATAACGCCCAACGGCGGGACGTTCCGGTCGATCGTAACGTCGAGCGGGTGGTCGAACACGATGCCCACGTAGAGCAGAAACTCAAAGACCTCGGATATCTGTAGATGACGCCCGACAGCCCGATTTCACTCCCGCGCAGCCTCGATGACAGCCGACTACAACACGCCCTGTGTTTCCTCGGTTTCCTCGTCATCTACGGACTGCTCCTCCGTGGCATCACCATCGGGAACCTGTACACGTTCGGGGATTTCGCGCCGTTCTACGGCACGGACGGACTCACTAAGTTCACCACTGTCTGGGTCAATCAGGGGCTTGGTTACTCGTACATCTACCACGTCCTGCCCGCGTATCTCGGGGCGATAACCGCCGTCGGTGGCGTCCTCGCACAGAACCTGCTGTTTCTCGCGTTCATTCCGGTGGGTTACCTCACGTTCCTCGTCTTCGGGAAACGGTTCGTCGAGTCGATTCCCGCCCTGCACCTCGCCGCGTTCGTTTACGCAATCAACCCACTCACCATCGGTGAGTTCGTAAACGGCGGGGTCGCCGCGCTCATCGGTTTCGCGTTCCTTCCGCTGTTGTTGTACTACCTGTACGCCATCGTGGACACCGACTCGTGGGATGCGACGCTCAAAGCGGGCGCGGTGTTCGGCGCGACGACGGTCAGCCCGTGGCTCGGTTTCTGGATGGTTGCACCGTTCGCGACGTATCTGGTTTACCGCGCACGGTGGTCGCCGCGCACTCTTCTCAAACTCTGCATGTCCGGCGCACTCGGCGTGATTCTCTCGCTCCCGAGCGTCCACCACATGCTCCAGCGCGCGCTCGGCTTCGACTCCGGCCAAAGCGTCCTCGAAAGCACGTTCATGTGGAACTACACCGAGGCGAGCGTCCTCGCCGTTGTCCGCCTCGCGGGGAATCACGGCGTGATGGCGATGAACCAACTCGGCTACAACGACGACCCCGCGATGTTGATTGGGTTGGTCATCCCCGGTATCGCGCTGCTCGCCATCCGCCAGCGCCGACTGACGGTGTATTACGCCATCGCGTCGCTCATCGTCTCGTTCATGGTGCTCACGAAGTACGGCGTCACGACGCCGCTGTTCGAGGTGTTCCCACCGATGTGGTCGCTCAGAAATCCTGTGAAACTCCAGTACCCGCTCACCATCTGCATGAGCCTCCTGTTCGGCGCTGGCTTGGACACGGTGCTCGTCGGCCCACGCGCGGAACCACATCCGCTCGCAACCCCCTCAAAATCGACGCGACCTGTGCTCACCGACGGCGGGACGCCTTCGCGGGCGAACGCCGTCGTCCTCGGCATCGTCTTACTTTCGCTGGTCGCCTACGCCGCACCCGCTGCGGGCGCGCTCGGCCTCCAAGACGTTCGCGGCGACGATTACTACGTCCCCGACGAACAGGCCGAACTCGCAGACAGACTCGACGGAACCGTGATGTGGGTGCCCTACGGCTACACCTCACAACTTCGCCTGCGCCACACGTACCCCGCCCACGTCGGCCTCAAAAGCGGCGGCATCGCACAGGGGATTCAGAACGCCGGATACGTCACAACGCTATTCGAGAAGTTCGCCCGTGACCCCGAAGCCGTCCGTCCACAGCTCGCCAAACAGGGCGTGAAGTACGTCGTCGTCGAGTCCGACCCGCCGGGCGACATCGACAACGGCCAGCCGCGCGTCGTCGAACGCTGGGGTGCGCCGTGGCTCTGGGGGAGCAGTGAGAACTACGATGACCGACTCGCAGAAAGCGACGGCTACGAGGAGGCCTTCGAGACGGGCGACTACACCGTGTACCGCGTCGAAGGCGCGCGCGATGTGTCGCGCTTCGAGGAGTACGACGGCCTCCACCGCCTCTACTACCCGAATTCGCGTGGAACCGTCGAAACGTACGGCGAAAACCGCATCACAAACGGCGGGTTCGACGACGACCTCGACGGCTGGTGGGTGTGGTCTGGGGAGAACGGCACGCAGTCGCGCGTCATCGAAACTGACGAGGGCGACCACGCAGTCGAGATGGTGACCGAGTCGGGCGATGCCTACCCGCTCGCCCAATCGACCACGGTGGAAGCCGACCAGCCCTACGAACTCGCCGTCTCCGGAGCCGGGAACGCGACGGTTTTCCTCTACTGGTACAACGGCAGTAAGTCACAGGACAACCTCGTCGCCCGCGAGAGCCACCTGCTCAATGAATCCGCGACGACCGTGCTCGCACAGGGTGACACCCTCTCGGTACGCATTCGTCCCGACTCGTCGCGCGTGCGTATCGACTCCGTCTCGCTCGAACGCGCGAGCTACCCGCGACAAACCGGGTTTACGACGAACGGCGGGGACATCCCCGGCGTCGTCGTTGATGGCTACGACGACAATCAAACGCTCGGCACAGCCGTCGCCGTCAACCTGAACAAGTCAGAAGCCGACGCTGTCGGTGCCGATGTGGTCATTCGAGACGCAGAGACGATTCTCGACGAGCAACTCGTTTACAACGAATCGTATCGTCAAGGCGCGGGCGTCCTTCTCTCAGAAGACGATGTAGAAACCGTGGTTCCAGACGGCGCAACGGCGGTCACGTACGACCATCCCGACGGCGTCGTCCTCGACTACTGGATGTTTGGCACGTTCGACACCCGCTCGGTCACCGTGCTGGCCACCTCCTACGACGAACGGTGGGTTGGCCCTGCGGACGCAGACCACTTCCGCGCCTATGGCTGGGCAAACGGCTACCTGAACGCAGAGCCCGACGAAATTCGCTGGACGGGTGGGGAACTCAGAACGTGGGTCGTCCGCATTTGGGCCGGTGCGTGGATCGTCGTGGTGTCCCTGCTCGTCTCGAACGCGCTTAGAAAGCGGTGGCTCGCGCGTGAAAACGGTGACCGACTGGGTCTATGAGCGAGACGAATACCCGGGCTCTCCGTGTCCGACTGGCGTCCGTCGTGTCCCACGACATCCTCGCGGTGGGCTATTTTCTCCTGTTGAGCCTGCTCGTATTCTACCCGCTGTTGGATTCCGGTTACATACTCA encodes:
- a CDS encoding alkaline phosphatase family protein, whose translation is MKVCVIGLDGATWDLLDPWLDDLPTIKSFADERRTELDSCIPPLSMPAWKVYSTGMNPGDLGVFTFVEPDFEDQQFKTVTNESFTTREIWDYLGEHGHQSAVINMPTTYPPRDVDGWMISGPFSGKQEEYTQPATLERTLNRNEYTILPEYYLSRDPDDIDGAVASVEKKLQTALGFTEKTDFIHTTLYLTDTVQHTEWDSPVAKAFWEEVDAKLAWFLDQLDEEWNVVLMSDHGFGYTKGRFYLNTWLEEQGYIHIDDSGFDLGDLFGVVGLDYDRALALMQKLRLSGFVLDVLPESFLRKVARQMPGNRKLEGLQDKIDWEADAVALAPLIYTRNKQIADEIRSKLLEVTDRDGERVIEEVYYGENIYPDADVRVPDLVIKHTDYGISDIVKPGVLFEYDGNWRHHKTAHHRRNGILTARGPDVEDVSFDSPRLYDIAPTILDGFGIDIPTGMRGESLGLLGNNAQRRDVPVDRNVERVVEHDAHVEQKLKDLGYL
- a CDS encoding sulfatase-like hydrolase/transferase — its product is MTGEDAPLISSGVDAAKRRLMESMPDALKRRLVGPYNRMLKAKGNRAYRTRQQALPTRSPSDDAPDHIVCVVVDALRADAVTAEDSAFLAERLWGDLVTPAPWTFPAVTSLVTGEYPHEHGSVRQSDESDTGATDLVIPPKLPADRETLPDVFGSAGYETYGGFAFHMPFFAIGGRFATHSLYDDAPADTLVDDYLDWADAQTGKTFSYLHLADLHEPVDPPAPYWGRYEVDASIPDIKTWDYTEAADVGPDGRRYRANRKQLYRAALAFVDDELGRLSYNLNERLDGDVALVVTGDHGEAFWEHTEFDAAHFADSRPAYCVDHGGTPYESLTRVPLAVDGLDLAPADGGTPSLIDLAPSLLDSVGLGDALEPTGTSLVSGVPTDRVTLVESARYGHEKKAAYFDGWKLVVSKGDDQSVGFDLPAAEPTTLPEAVERRLTEALPAWPNGEHADVRVSGMAQQRLEDLGYV